The following coding sequences are from one Streptomyces angustmyceticus window:
- a CDS encoding PRC-barrel domain-containing protein, with protein MQTDIDPRSLIGRKAFDRNGAKIGTIDEVYLDDATGEPEWAAVRTGLFSRDAFVPLEPSKMVGEGLHIPYDRKLIKDAPDFGVGRHLSPEQELQLYHHYRLDISSPTDPVSSPGSGDQDFGKIAGSDD; from the coding sequence GTGCAAACCGATATCGATCCCCGGAGCCTGATCGGCCGCAAAGCGTTCGACCGTAATGGCGCCAAAATAGGCACGATCGACGAGGTCTACCTCGACGACGCGACGGGGGAACCGGAGTGGGCGGCCGTGCGTACCGGACTCTTCAGCCGGGACGCGTTCGTCCCCCTCGAACCCAGCAAGATGGTCGGCGAGGGGCTGCACATCCCCTACGACCGCAAGCTGATCAAGGATGCGCCGGACTTCGGCGTCGGCCGCCATCTCTCCCCCGAGCAGGAACTCCAGCTCTACCACCACTACCGACTGGATATCTCCTCGCCGACCGACCCGGTGTCCTCCCCCGGCTCCGGTGACCAGGACTTCGGCAAGATCGCCGGCTCGGACGACTGA
- a CDS encoding bifunctional nuclease family protein — translation MNELDVVGVRVEMPSSQPIVLLREVGGDRYLPIWIGPGEATAIAFAQQGMVPARPLTHDLFKDVLEAVGQELTQVRITDLREGVFYAELVFASGVEVSARPSDAIALALRTGTPIFGTDGVLDDAGIAIPDEQEDEVEKFREFLDQISPEDFGTNSQ, via the coding sequence GTGAACGAGCTCGACGTCGTGGGTGTCCGGGTGGAAATGCCTTCCAGCCAACCGATCGTGCTCCTGCGGGAGGTGGGAGGCGACCGCTACTTGCCCATTTGGATCGGGCCAGGGGAGGCCACTGCCATCGCCTTCGCCCAGCAGGGCATGGTCCCTGCCAGGCCGCTGACGCACGACCTTTTCAAGGATGTGCTGGAAGCGGTGGGCCAGGAACTGACGCAGGTCCGCATCACGGATCTGCGCGAGGGGGTTTTCTATGCCGAACTCGTCTTCGCGAGCGGAGTCGAGGTCAGTGCGCGTCCGTCCGACGCCATAGCGCTGGCGCTGCGCACCGGAACGCCGATCTTCGGTACCGACGGTGTGCTGGACGACGCGGGGATCGCCATCCCGGACGAGCAGGAGGACGAGGTGGAGAAGTTCCGCGAGTTCCTCGACCAGATCTCGCCCGAGGACTTCGGTACCAACAGCCAGTAA
- a CDS encoding MerR family transcriptional regulator, translating to MAITGDGMAAEGALPLHSGAAANPAPAPAAAVSGDCEAQNIGYRGPTACAAAGITYRQLDYWARTGLVEPSIRPAYGSGTQRLYSFRDVVVLKIVKRLLDTGVSLQNIRTAVQHLRARGLADLTRMTLMSDGATVYECTSPDQVVDLLQGGQGVFGIAVGVVWRDVEGALSQLHGERVDTGETLIGKNPHDELARRRNRAG from the coding sequence GTGGCAATCACCGGCGACGGTATGGCGGCGGAAGGGGCGTTGCCGCTCCACTCGGGCGCAGCAGCGAACCCTGCCCCGGCACCGGCCGCGGCGGTGTCGGGGGACTGCGAGGCGCAGAACATCGGCTATCGCGGCCCGACCGCCTGTGCGGCAGCGGGCATCACCTACCGGCAGCTCGACTACTGGGCGCGTACGGGCCTGGTGGAGCCGAGTATCCGGCCTGCGTACGGCTCCGGCACCCAGCGGCTCTACAGCTTCCGGGACGTCGTGGTCCTGAAGATCGTCAAGAGGCTGCTGGACACCGGGGTGTCGCTGCAGAACATCCGCACCGCGGTCCAGCACCTCCGGGCGCGCGGGCTGGCGGATCTGACCCGGATGACGCTCATGAGCGACGGCGCGACGGTCTACGAGTGCACCTCGCCCGACCAGGTCGTGGACCTGCTCCAGGGCGGCCAGGGCGTCTTCGGCATCGCTGTGGGCGTGGTGTGGCGGGACGTGGAGGGCGCGCTGTCACAGCTCCACGGGGAGCGTGTGGACACCGGCGAGACCCTCATCGGGAAGAACCCGCACGACGAACTGGCGCGGCGGCGCAACCGGGCGGGCTGA
- a CDS encoding DUF5999 family protein, with protein MCQHQPPCPSADSSDREAAHLVAHHPEQGWSLLCNGVLLFEDTGELLPDGQVIAPHRARATAAA; from the coding sequence ATGTGCCAGCACCAACCGCCATGCCCGTCAGCTGACTCCTCCGACCGGGAGGCCGCCCACCTGGTGGCGCACCACCCGGAACAGGGCTGGAGCCTGCTCTGCAACGGCGTCCTGCTCTTCGAGGACACCGGCGAGCTGCTGCCGGACGGGCAGGTCATCGCCCCGCACCGCGCTCGCGCCACCGCCGCCGCCTGA
- the ftsR gene encoding transcriptional regulator FtsR → MRDTPKGGAGFPGAASSDGKPVSIGTVLTQLREEFPEVTISKIRFLEAEGLVEPKRTPSGYRKFTPQDVERLAAVLRMQRDHYLPLKVIREHLDALERGERVPLPAPATPSRDLVEGVHDPGEERPTAARIGRAELLAAAEVDEAALADWESYGLIVPHAEGGYDIEAVTIAKLVADLGRFGLEPRHLRAVKAAAEREAGLVEQVVAPLRRHRNPQTRAHAEATARELATLSVRLHAALVQSALRVRL, encoded by the coding sequence ATGCGCGATACACCGAAAGGCGGCGCCGGGTTCCCCGGCGCCGCCTCCTCGGACGGCAAGCCGGTGAGCATCGGCACGGTGCTCACCCAGCTGCGCGAGGAGTTCCCCGAGGTCACCATCTCCAAGATTCGCTTCCTGGAGGCCGAGGGGCTGGTCGAGCCGAAGCGCACGCCTTCCGGATACCGCAAATTCACGCCGCAGGACGTCGAGCGCCTGGCGGCCGTCCTGCGGATGCAGCGGGACCACTATCTGCCGCTCAAGGTCATCAGGGAGCATCTGGACGCCCTGGAGCGCGGTGAGCGGGTGCCGCTGCCGGCTCCGGCCACGCCCTCCCGTGATCTCGTCGAAGGCGTGCACGACCCCGGTGAGGAGCGTCCTACGGCTGCCCGCATCGGCCGGGCCGAGCTGCTGGCCGCCGCGGAGGTGGACGAGGCGGCGCTCGCCGACTGGGAGTCCTACGGGCTCATCGTCCCTCACGCGGAGGGCGGATACGACATCGAGGCCGTCACGATCGCCAAGCTCGTCGCGGACCTGGGCCGCTTCGGTCTGGAGCCACGGCACCTGCGTGCCGTGAAGGCGGCCGCCGAGCGCGAGGCGGGCCTGGTCGAGCAGGTCGTTGCACCCCTTCGGCGGCACCGTAACCCGCAGACCAGGGCCCATGCCGAAGCCACCGCCAGGGAGCTGGCAACGCTGTCCGTACGGCTGCACGCGGCGCTGGTGCAGAGTGCTTTGCGGGTCCGCCTTTAG
- a CDS encoding FHA domain-containing protein, whose translation MGRCVHRGFVLPHGRVYVVQGESPVKLFGKLFGKSARQDGDSGSARHRASGRPDESGSAEDRPLFRDEVSGPSGGYGAGSVDPSGAGRIGSQEPSAASTGGGSALPVCTRCGNRNAEASRFCSNCGAPLRAGAQPERASETTSTISISGLEAYDSEATGQNLAPSLSPEAQAAVDALPLGSALLVVRRGPNSGSRFLLDSELTTAGRHPQGDIFLDDVTVSRRHVEFRRGSDGLFTVSDVGSLNGTYVNRERIDSVTLATGDEVQIGKFRLVFYASQRGAGI comes from the coding sequence ATCGGCCGGTGTGTGCATCGAGGGTTCGTCCTGCCCCACGGGCGGGTCTATGTCGTTCAAGGGGAATCGCCCGTGAAGTTGTTTGGAAAGCTGTTCGGCAAGAGCGCCCGCCAGGATGGCGACAGCGGCTCCGCGCGGCACCGTGCGTCGGGAAGGCCCGACGAGAGCGGTTCCGCCGAGGACCGTCCGCTCTTCCGTGACGAGGTCAGCGGTCCGTCCGGGGGGTACGGCGCGGGTTCTGTTGACCCCTCCGGTGCCGGCCGCATAGGTTCCCAGGAACCATCAGCCGCAAGCACGGGTGGAGGGTCGGCCTTGCCGGTTTGTACGAGGTGTGGGAACCGGAATGCCGAGGCGAGCCGGTTCTGTTCCAACTGCGGAGCGCCCCTTCGCGCGGGCGCCCAGCCCGAGCGGGCGTCCGAGACGACCTCCACGATCTCCATTTCGGGGCTGGAGGCCTACGACTCGGAGGCGACCGGCCAGAACCTGGCGCCGTCGCTGTCCCCGGAGGCCCAGGCGGCCGTCGACGCCCTTCCGTTGGGATCGGCTCTGCTGGTCGTCCGGCGGGGTCCGAACTCGGGCAGCCGCTTCCTCCTGGACAGCGAGCTGACGACGGCCGGCCGGCACCCGCAGGGCGACATCTTCCTCGACGACGTGACGGTCTCGCGCCGTCACGTGGAGTTCCGCCGGGGCTCCGACGGTCTCTTCACGGTCTCCGACGTCGGCAGCCTCAACGGCACCTACGTCAACCGTGAGCGGATCGACTCCGTCACCCTCGCCACCGGCGACGAGGTCCAGATCGGCAAGTTCCGCCTGGTCTTCTACGCGAGCCAGCGAGGCGCCGGTATCTGA
- the gcvP gene encoding aminomethyl-transferring glycine dehydrogenase, which yields MTTNRISLTELESGTPFEHRHIGPDHEAQAKMLAHIGFGSLDELTATAVPDVIKSAEALGLPQARTEAEVLQELHGLADRNQVLASMIGLGYYGTFTPPVILRNVMENPAWYTAYTPYQPEISQGRLEALLNFQTMVADLTGLPTSGSSLLDEGTAAAEAMALSRRVGKVKQGVFLVDADCLPQTIAVIETRAEPTGVEVVVADLSDGIPAEVAERGIFGVLLQYPGASGAVRDPRALIEQAHELGAVVTVAADLLALTLLTSPGELGADIAVGTTQRFGVPMGFGGPHAGFMAVRDQFARSLPGRLVGVSVDADGNKAYRLALQTREQHIRREKATSNICTAQVLLAVMAGMYAVYHGPEGLRTIARRTHRYAAVLAEGLRAGGVEIVHDAYFDTLTARVPGRAAEVVAAAREAGVNLRQVDADLVGIACDETTGRAQLAGVWGAFGVHGDVEQLDAAAAEALPEALRRSDDYLAHPVFHQYRSETAMLRYLRTLADKDYALDRGMIPLGSCTMKLNATTEMEPVTWPAFGQLHPFAPAAQAQGYLTLIQELEERLATVTGYDKVSIQPNAGSQGELAGLLAVRAYHRANGDEQRTVCLIPSSAHGTNAASAVMAGMKVVVVKTGEDGEVDADDLHAKIEKHRDELAVLMVTYPSTHGVFEEHITEICAAVHDAGGQVYVDGANLNALVGLAEPGKFGGDVSHLNLHKTFCIPHGGGGPGVGPVGVRAHLAPYLPNHPLQPGAGPETGVGPISAAPWGSAGILPISWAYVRLMGGEGLKRATQVAVLSANYIAKRLEPHYPVLYTGPGGLVAHECIIDVRPLTKATGVSIDDVAKRLIDYGFHAPTMSFPVAGTLMIEPTESEDLGELDRFCDAMIAIRAEIEKVGTGEWDKDDNPLRNAPHTAAALGGDWSHPYTREEAVFPSGVEAAEKYWPPVRRIDGAFGDRNLVCSCPPLDAYDN from the coding sequence ATGACCACCAATCGCATCTCCTTGACCGAGCTGGAAAGCGGCACTCCCTTCGAGCACCGGCACATCGGTCCCGACCACGAGGCGCAGGCCAAGATGCTCGCGCACATCGGGTTCGGTTCGCTGGACGAGCTCACCGCCACCGCCGTGCCCGATGTGATCAAGAGCGCCGAGGCGCTCGGCCTGCCGCAGGCCCGTACCGAGGCCGAGGTGCTCCAGGAGCTGCACGGTCTCGCGGACCGCAACCAGGTGCTCGCGTCCATGATCGGACTCGGCTACTACGGCACGTTCACCCCGCCGGTGATCCTGCGCAACGTCATGGAGAACCCGGCCTGGTACACGGCGTACACGCCCTACCAGCCGGAGATCTCGCAGGGCCGCCTGGAGGCGCTGCTGAACTTCCAGACGATGGTCGCCGACCTGACCGGCCTGCCCACCTCCGGCTCCTCCCTGCTGGACGAGGGCACCGCGGCCGCCGAGGCGATGGCGCTTTCCCGGCGGGTCGGCAAGGTCAAGCAGGGCGTCTTCCTGGTCGACGCCGACTGTCTGCCGCAGACCATCGCCGTGATCGAGACCCGTGCGGAGCCCACCGGCGTCGAGGTCGTGGTCGCCGACCTGTCGGACGGCATCCCGGCCGAGGTCGCCGAGCGCGGGATCTTCGGTGTGCTGCTGCAGTACCCGGGCGCCTCCGGTGCGGTCCGCGACCCGCGCGCGCTCATCGAGCAGGCCCACGAGCTGGGCGCGGTCGTCACCGTCGCCGCCGACCTGCTCGCCCTGACGCTGCTGACCTCGCCCGGCGAGCTCGGCGCGGACATCGCCGTAGGCACCACCCAGCGCTTCGGCGTCCCGATGGGCTTCGGCGGGCCGCACGCCGGCTTCATGGCCGTCCGCGACCAGTTCGCCCGCAGCCTGCCGGGACGCCTGGTCGGCGTCTCCGTCGACGCCGACGGCAACAAGGCCTACCGCCTCGCGCTGCAGACCCGCGAGCAGCACATCCGCCGGGAGAAGGCCACCAGCAACATCTGCACCGCGCAGGTGCTGCTCGCCGTCATGGCCGGCATGTACGCGGTCTACCACGGCCCCGAGGGTCTGCGGACCATCGCCCGGCGCACCCACCGCTACGCCGCGGTCCTCGCCGAGGGCCTGCGGGCCGGCGGGGTCGAGATCGTGCACGACGCGTACTTCGACACGCTGACCGCGCGGGTGCCCGGCCGGGCCGCCGAGGTCGTCGCCGCCGCCCGCGAGGCCGGGGTCAACCTCCGGCAGGTCGACGCCGACCTCGTCGGCATCGCGTGCGACGAGACCACCGGACGGGCGCAGCTGGCCGGCGTCTGGGGCGCCTTCGGGGTGCACGGCGACGTCGAGCAGCTGGACGCGGCCGCCGCCGAGGCGCTGCCCGAGGCCCTGCGGCGCAGCGACGACTACCTCGCCCACCCGGTCTTCCACCAGTACCGCTCCGAGACCGCGATGCTGCGCTACCTGCGCACCCTCGCGGACAAGGACTACGCGCTGGACCGCGGCATGATCCCGCTCGGCTCCTGCACCATGAAGCTGAACGCGACCACCGAGATGGAGCCGGTCACCTGGCCCGCGTTCGGCCAGCTGCACCCCTTCGCGCCGGCCGCCCAGGCCCAGGGCTACCTCACGCTGATCCAGGAGCTGGAGGAGCGGCTGGCCACCGTCACCGGCTACGACAAGGTCTCCATCCAGCCCAACGCCGGATCGCAGGGCGAGCTGGCCGGTCTGCTGGCGGTGCGTGCCTACCACCGTGCCAACGGCGACGAGCAGCGCACGGTCTGCCTGATCCCGTCCTCCGCGCACGGCACCAACGCCGCCAGCGCGGTGATGGCCGGGATGAAGGTCGTCGTCGTCAAGACCGGCGAGGACGGCGAGGTCGACGCCGACGACCTGCACGCCAAGATCGAGAAGCACCGTGACGAGCTCGCGGTCCTGATGGTCACCTACCCCTCGACGCACGGCGTGTTCGAGGAGCACATCACCGAGATCTGCGCGGCGGTGCACGACGCCGGCGGCCAGGTCTATGTCGACGGCGCCAACCTCAACGCCCTGGTCGGCCTCGCCGAGCCCGGCAAGTTCGGTGGCGACGTCTCGCACCTCAACCTGCACAAGACGTTCTGCATCCCGCACGGCGGCGGTGGCCCGGGTGTCGGCCCGGTCGGCGTGCGCGCCCACCTGGCGCCGTACCTGCCCAACCACCCGCTGCAGCCGGGCGCGGGCCCCGAGACGGGCGTGGGCCCGATCTCCGCCGCCCCCTGGGGCTCGGCCGGCATCCTGCCGATCTCCTGGGCGTACGTCCGCCTGATGGGCGGCGAGGGCCTCAAGCGCGCCACCCAGGTGGCGGTGCTGAGCGCCAACTACATCGCCAAGCGCCTGGAGCCGCACTACCCGGTGCTCTACACCGGCCCCGGCGGCCTGGTCGCCCACGAGTGCATCATCGACGTCCGGCCGCTGACCAAGGCGACCGGCGTGAGCATCGACGACGTCGCCAAGCGGCTCATCGACTACGGCTTCCACGCGCCGACGATGTCGTTCCCGGTGGCCGGCACGCTGATGATCGAGCCGACCGAGAGCGAGGACCTCGGCGAGCTGGACCGGTTCTGCGACGCGATGATCGCCATCCGTGCGGAAATCGAGAAGGTCGGCACGGGGGAGTGGGACAAGGACGACAACCCGCTGCGCAACGCCCCGCACACCGCGGCCGCGCTCGGTGGCGACTGGTCGCACCCGTACACCCGCGAGGAGGCGGTCTTCCCGTCCGGCGTCGAGGCCGCGGAGAAGTACTGGCCGCCGGTGCGCCGGATCGACGGTGCCTTCGGCGACCGTAACCTCGTCTGCTCCTGCCCGCCGCTGGACGCCTACGACAACTGA
- a CDS encoding glutamate-cysteine ligase family protein, with amino-acid sequence MGEKVAADGIDLADRERYRRKLHECLAGLRRLLAEERFDRPKNLMGLEIELNLAGADGLPRMMNSQVLERIASCDFQTELAQCNLEVNILPHRLSGSVLDQLAEELRTGLAYAERKAREVAARIVMIGILPTLHATDLTAASLSENDRYVLLNDQMRAARGEDFALDIRGVEHLVSRSPSIAPEAACTSVQLHLQVTPGRFAAVWNAAQAIAAVQVAVGANSPFLFGRELWRESRPPVFQQATDTRAPELQAQGVRPRTWFGERWIDSAYDLFEENLRYFPPLLPVCGPQEPLRVLDEGGAPDLAELVLHNGTIYRWNRPVYAVADGVAHLRVENRVLPAGPTVADVIANTAFYYGLVRALAEEPRPIWSRLPFAAAARNFDAACRYGIDATLDWPRPGRSGGIAGIPAVRLIRGELLPLAARGLDAWGVEPADRDHYLGIIEERCRRRVNGASWQAAACRHARRQGLDRDAALAAMTRRYGELMHSGEPVHTWPVAWPVGGRAAVREPQRAATDGA; translated from the coding sequence ATGGGGGAGAAGGTCGCCGCGGACGGGATCGACCTGGCGGACCGGGAGCGTTATCGAAGAAAGCTCCACGAGTGTCTCGCGGGATTGCGCAGGCTCCTGGCGGAGGAGCGGTTCGACCGGCCCAAAAACCTCATGGGCCTGGAGATCGAACTCAATCTGGCGGGTGCCGACGGGCTGCCCCGCATGATGAACTCGCAAGTTCTCGAACGCATCGCCAGCTGCGATTTCCAGACCGAACTCGCCCAGTGCAATCTAGAGGTGAACATCCTGCCGCACCGATTGAGCGGCAGCGTCCTGGACCAGCTCGCCGAGGAACTCCGTACGGGACTCGCCTACGCCGAGCGAAAGGCCCGCGAGGTCGCCGCCCGGATCGTGATGATCGGCATTCTGCCCACCCTGCACGCCACCGACCTCACGGCCGCCAGTCTCTCCGAGAACGACCGCTACGTCCTGCTCAACGACCAGATGCGGGCGGCCCGCGGCGAGGACTTCGCCCTCGACATCCGCGGCGTCGAGCACCTGGTCTCCCGCTCGCCCTCCATCGCGCCGGAGGCCGCGTGCACCTCGGTCCAGCTGCACCTGCAGGTGACACCGGGCCGCTTCGCCGCCGTCTGGAACGCGGCACAGGCCATCGCCGCGGTGCAGGTGGCGGTCGGCGCCAACTCGCCGTTCCTCTTCGGCCGTGAACTGTGGCGCGAGTCCCGGCCACCGGTCTTCCAGCAGGCCACCGACACCCGCGCGCCCGAGCTGCAGGCCCAGGGGGTGCGGCCCCGTACCTGGTTCGGGGAGCGCTGGATCGACTCCGCCTACGACCTGTTCGAGGAGAACCTGCGCTACTTCCCGCCGCTGCTGCCGGTCTGCGGACCGCAGGAGCCGCTGCGGGTCCTCGACGAGGGCGGGGCGCCCGACCTCGCCGAACTCGTGCTGCACAACGGCACGATCTACCGCTGGAACCGCCCCGTGTACGCGGTCGCCGACGGCGTCGCACACCTCAGGGTCGAGAACCGCGTGCTGCCGGCCGGACCCACCGTCGCCGACGTCATCGCCAACACGGCGTTCTACTACGGACTGGTGCGCGCGCTGGCCGAGGAGCCGCGCCCCATCTGGTCGCGTCTCCCGTTCGCCGCCGCGGCCCGCAACTTCGACGCCGCCTGCCGGTACGGCATCGACGCCACCCTGGACTGGCCCCGCCCCGGACGGTCCGGCGGGATCGCCGGCATCCCGGCCGTACGGCTGATCCGCGGCGAACTGCTGCCGCTGGCGGCTCGCGGACTGGACGCCTGGGGGGTGGAACCGGCCGACCGCGACCACTACCTCGGCATCATCGAGGAGCGCTGCCGGCGCCGGGTCAACGGCGCGTCCTGGCAGGCCGCGGCGTGCCGGCACGCCCGGCGCCAGGGCCTGGACCGGGATGCCGCGCTCGCCGCGATGACCCGGCGCTACGGCGAGCTGATGCACTCCGGGGAGCCGGTGCACACCTGGCCGGTGGCCTGGCCGGTCGGCGGCCGCGCCGCCGTACGGGAGCCGCAGCGGGCGGCGACCGACGGGGCGTAG
- a CDS encoding DNA polymerase IV, whose amino-acid sequence MRPAPTILHLDMDAFFAAAEQAAKPSLRGKPVVVGGIGVRGVVSTASYEARVFGVRSAMPTAQARRLCPNAAYLAPRFSLYRQVSEVVMELLHALSPLVEPLSLDEAFVDLEAGGVPPRTAAARAVGEQLRRDIRSATGLTGSVGLAGAKMLAKIASEAAKPNGLVVIEPGTERELLGPMTVRTLPGVGPATAETLRRAGIHTVAETAEAGEAELVRLLGRAHGAGLYTMALGRDDRPVVAERDAKSISVEDTFEVDLTDRTRVRGEVLRLADRCVQRLRAAGRSGRTVVIKVRNYDFSTLTRSETLRGPTDDPAVIREAAVRLLETVDTTGGVRLLGVGVSGLADFTQEDLFAQAATEREAEEAERAAKAAAELSGGGAAAPEAEERPRRWDPGRDVLHDEYGAGWVQGSGVGRVTVRFETPWSAPGRVRTFAVEDPALRPGEPLPLVGGGPADGQSSEPAILPKSWSPEPGEDTGSVGEEISSR is encoded by the coding sequence GTGAGACCCGCGCCGACGATCCTGCATCTCGACATGGATGCGTTCTTCGCGGCCGCCGAGCAGGCGGCCAAGCCGAGCCTCCGCGGCAAGCCCGTGGTGGTCGGCGGGATCGGCGTGCGCGGGGTGGTCTCCACGGCGTCGTACGAAGCCCGGGTGTTCGGTGTCCGCTCCGCGATGCCGACGGCCCAGGCGCGTCGGCTGTGCCCCAACGCCGCTTATCTCGCCCCGCGCTTCTCCTTGTACCGCCAGGTGAGTGAGGTGGTGATGGAGCTGCTGCACGCGCTGTCGCCGCTGGTGGAGCCGCTGAGTCTGGACGAGGCGTTCGTCGACCTGGAGGCGGGCGGGGTGCCGCCGCGAACGGCCGCGGCGCGGGCGGTGGGCGAGCAGCTGCGCCGTGACATCCGGTCCGCCACGGGTCTGACCGGCTCGGTGGGGCTGGCCGGCGCCAAGATGCTGGCGAAGATCGCGTCCGAGGCGGCCAAGCCGAACGGTCTGGTGGTGATCGAGCCCGGTACCGAGCGCGAGCTGCTGGGGCCGATGACGGTGCGGACGCTGCCGGGGGTGGGGCCCGCGACGGCCGAGACGCTGCGCCGGGCCGGGATCCACACCGTCGCGGAGACCGCGGAGGCCGGTGAGGCCGAGCTGGTGCGGCTGCTGGGCAGGGCGCACGGCGCCGGGCTGTACACGATGGCGCTGGGCCGCGACGACCGGCCGGTGGTGGCCGAGCGGGATGCGAAGTCCATCTCGGTCGAGGACACCTTCGAGGTGGATCTGACCGACCGGACGCGGGTGCGCGGCGAGGTGCTGCGGCTGGCCGACCGCTGCGTACAGCGGCTGCGGGCCGCCGGGCGCTCGGGGCGGACGGTGGTCATCAAGGTGCGCAACTACGACTTCTCGACGCTGACCCGCTCCGAGACGCTGCGCGGGCCGACCGACGACCCCGCGGTGATACGGGAGGCCGCTGTGCGGCTGCTGGAGACGGTGGACACCACCGGCGGGGTGCGGCTGCTGGGCGTGGGGGTCAGCGGGCTGGCCGACTTCACGCAGGAGGACCTGTTCGCCCAGGCGGCGACGGAGCGCGAGGCGGAGGAGGCCGAGAGGGCCGCGAAGGCGGCGGCGGAGCTGTCCGGTGGCGGGGCGGCGGCGCCGGAGGCCGAGGAGCGGCCGCGGCGCTGGGATCCGGGACGGGATGTGCTGCACGACGAGTACGGCGCGGGCTGGGTGCAGGGGAGCGGGGTGGGCAGGGTGACCGTACGCTTCGAAACGCCGTGGTCCGCACCGGGGAGGGTGCGGACCTTTGCTGTCGAGGATCCGGCACTGCGGCCGGGGGAGCCCCTGCCGCTGGTGGGCGGGGGGCCGGCGGACGGTCAGTCGTCCGAGCCGGCGATCTTGCCGAAGTCCTGGTCACCGGAGCCGGGGGAGGACACCGGGTCGGTCGGCGAGGAGATATCCAGTCGGTAG